A window of Candidatus Nitrospira allomarina genomic DNA:
ATTCCGTGACACCGGCAACCCTCCCCATGCATCCCACTGATAGCAAACGAGAACGCCAGATTGCCTTCTTTAATATACTGGAGGAGGTATACGAATGCTATCTGGTACAACCGGCACGCAATGACGGTATCACTGAAATGTGGCGTGCGAAGTGGGAGAAGCGCAGGACGGATAATGGGGGGAAGAAAGAAGCTGGGGTTAACAGCTCCTGAGCGGAGCGCTTGCGTGTGGCGTCTTTTTCTTTTTGAGGGCTTCCGGGGTTTCGGCCCCGGACGACGAGGTCCTTTTGTTTCGGCAAAAGGACCCAAAACCATTGACGCCCCGTCTGGCCACATTTGAAGAGGAGGGCCGCTAACGCTTTGAAGAGCGGCCCAACTCGCCGGGCTCAGACACGGGCCGCTTAATGCGCAGAGCGTCCCTCCTGGGGCCAGCCGGCAGGCGTCGGATCAACAGTCCACATGCTAAATGGTGCGGCGGCCCGGGTGGCTAACTGGCAGCTGATGCGTTGGAAGTCTAAATAATAGTTTCGGAAAGATAGGAAAGTTTTGAGATGCCGGGGTTTCGGCCCCGGACGACGAGGTCCTTTTGTTTCGGCAAAAGGACCCAAAACCATTGACGCCCCGTTCAGCCATATTACGGGAGGCGAACACCGACGGTGGGAAGGCGGGCCAACTCGCGCTGCTCAAACAGGGCCCGCCATTTTGTGCGGATGTTCGCCTCTGGGGCTGCCCGGAAGGCATCGGACAAAGTAGAAAAGGAATAAATGAAGAATAGTAATGTGAAGATATGTCAAGGCTTTCGGCCCGGCGGCGGGCAAACTCGCAGGGCTCAGGGCAAGGGTAGCGTCCTAACGCACTCAAGCCGTTCCGGTTGCAAATTGTTAACGTCGATGACGGCAACCGGGACATGTGTTTCGTCAGATCAGAAAATTCGATCGACTATGGCGTTTGGGATTGGCCCGTTTTCGTTCTTCACCTTTTTTAGGATTTGACCGAGGCCTCATCCGAGGTGGCAATATCCTCGGCCCCCTCATTTTTGAAGATGGTTCGGGCACGATCCGTTGTATCCGGATTTTCTGAATGCACCGAGATCAGGATTTTGCCTTCTTTGATCTTTCCTTCATAGAGCTTGGCTTCATATTCCGGGATGCCCATGCCGACCAGCCCGCCGGTCAATCCTCCGACTGTAGCGCCGAGTGCCACACCGCTGAGCGCGGCCATAATCGGGCCGGCAGCCACAAACGGACCAATGCCGGGGAGCGCCAATGCCCCGATGCCCACCAGCCAGCCCAGGGCTCCACCCAACACCCCGCCCGCTCCGGCTCCGGTGACCGCTCCCTCCGGAGCCTTCGAGTGTTTTTCATGCGCTAAATCTTTGGCCCCATGGGTGTCCGGAAAGAGCACAGAGATATCGTTACTTGAGAAACCCGCAATCTTGAGATTGTCGACGATTTGCTCGGCTTGCAGAAAAGTTGTCGCAATACAAAAAACTGCTTTCGCCATCTGATGCTCCTTTTCCGGGGGATAACGAGGGTATTTATTCGTTCACAACTTCTAGCAGGTTGATGACATTGTTCAGGCCGACAACTAACGTGGCCATGTTCAAAATCCGCCTTCGCTCATCATGCGTCTCCACCGGTCCCCGTAACGTGGCTTTTCCATTCAGGGTCACGATCTTAATATTGTGGGCGTTCATGGACAAGGTCTTATCGGCCATAAGTGACTGCCGAATACGCCGGGTCAGTTCCACATCCTCCTCGCTCCCTTTGGACTGGTCGAAGGGAGTCAGCGTGGTGCCCTCACTGTCCCGAATGTTTTGTTGGGAATTTTCAACTTCGGCGGACGCGACTTCGAACGCGGCCGGGAGTGTTTGACCGGAAACGGAGGGGATCTCCCAAAACCCTGCCAACGCCAGACAGCCCAGCACAATTAGACAACCTGTCACGTGCTTCATAATCATTCCGTCATGAGGTGAAAAGAGTGAACATCAAAGGTTGGTCCGGGTCCAATGCCGGTGATGGACATATTCCCCATTTCTCCTACCACAGTGGGCCTAGATTACCCGACCTTTTCCGAAATGTCACCATGTTGGCGGCCGGAAAATACCCGGTCGTAGAAGCACGCAAGGTGATCCCTGTGGGACGGAAACCCCGACAATGAATGTTCTTTCAGATGGGGAAGTTTCGCGAAATTTTCGTCCACCGGGCCCCTCTGACAATCGTTCGATGGACTCTCTCAACAATATCATTGACGTGTGGAGCGGGGATGGCTTTCCGTCCCGGTTCGCGGAGCATCGCCACATCCGTGTGGGGAGATGAGTCCGGCTTCTCTTGGTCGGCCCACTGTGGTCATCACGCACAGTGAAGATTTTCCATTCCTCGATTGTTATACTCCCAGCCATGCGACCCCAGGTCATTCCTGCAATCCTACGCCATGTTCCTTTGGTAAGCCCTATCCTCGTCCTTCTGGCATTCCTCAGTTCGCTCTACCTCATCGTGCCCCCGGTATCTGCACAATCAATGCAGAAAGAGGCGGATCAGGGGGTATGGCAGACGGTCAAGCCTGCACCAACGATGCGGACTGAGGTGGCCACCGCAACCTTGAACGGCAAAATTTACGTCGTGGGCGGGTTTGAGCAACCCGCCTTCGGCAATATCATTAATCTCGGGATCACGCCATCTCTCCAGGAATATGATCCCACCACCGACCAATGGACATCCCGAGCGCCAATGCCGGTGGGCCTGCACCATGTGGGTCTCGGAGTGGCAGACGACAAACTGTTTGTTATTGGTGGATACAGGCAATCGGGACTCAGCGTCTGGCATCCCGTTGCCACCGTGTATGTCTACAATCCAGCCACGGACATCTGGGCCGAGCGCGCACCGATGCCGACCCCTCGCGGAGCCTTGTCGGTGGCACAGCACGACGGAAAGCTCTATGCCATTGGCGGCTACGATCGGACGGCCAATAGCGCGGCAGTGGAGGTTTTCGATCCGGAGCGCAATGCCTGGACGATGCGCGCGCCGCTGCCGACCCCTCGCGATCACCTTGCGGCCGCCACCGTGTCGGGGAACATTTACGCCATCGGCGGACGCCTGAACGGCGACTATCGACAGAATCTCGCTGTTACGGAAGCCTACGATCCTGTCACCGACCGCTGGTCGCGTGTTGCAGATCTTCCGACTGCCCGTAGTGGTATCACCGCGTCCAGTGTGGGTAATCGGATATATGTGTTCGGCGGCGAACAGGAAGAAGGAACATTTCGGGAAAACGAGGCGTATAATCCGACCCGTGATGCCTGGCAGACCATGGCACCCATGCCGACAGGACGCCACGGCCTCGGGTCCGCGGTAGTGAATGACCGCATTTACGTCATCAGTGGCGGGCCGACTCCGGGAGGCTCGTTTAGTGATGTAAACGAAGTGTTTACTCCGCCGGCATCCGTCCCCTTCACACTCCCCAAACCATGAGGGGCGTCTCACGCTGCCGGGGGCTGGCCGTCATGAAATTCGAGATGAAATTTTTCGCACAGCGTCATATAATTTGCTCATAAAAAAGGATGTGCCTCTGTTTAACGGATGGTGATGAAGGGTTTGAAAGGAGAACGTATGGAGTGGAGAGCGAGTCATATTCTCGTAAAGGAAAAAGGGTTGGCCGAGGACCTGAGAAAACGCCTGAAAACTGGGGCCAAATTTGCCGACCTGGCGAAGGAGTTTTCGACCTGCCCCAGCGGGTCCAAAAGTGGTGATCTGGGATGGTTTGGTCCCGGCAAAATGGTGAAGGCCTTTGAAGATGCGGTCAAACGCCTGGGACATGGCAGTCTGAGTCCGGTTGTCAAAACCCAATTCGGATATCACATCATTAAAAAAACGGGTCAGAAGGAATAACCTTTCTGACTGAGACCTCTTCCGCGATTCATACAGATCATTTCGAACAGATGAACCTGAATTATTTCTGCCCTACAATTTCGAGGATCATACGGAAACGAAGGCTCGGGCCCTTCGACGTTACTCTCAAGACGGGATTTAGAAGGCTCCGTGACTGTTTTTGTCATCCTGAGAGAAACGAAGGATCTGAGCCCAGCCCAACCAGGCCATGGCTCAGCGAGATGCTTCGCGCCGCTCAGCATGACAATTCTGTTGAGGGTGTTTTCCTTCTGGTTTTCTTGTCATCCTCAAACGTTTATGGACCCCATCAGAATTCATCTATTCAGAATGATGACCGGTGTGAGGTGTAGAACCCGCTATGTTGTATGATCCCATTTTCGAGGATCATCATCAGCAAGGAGGTGAGATGAAACAGAGACATTGTGCGCAAGTAATCATGGCGATTCTCATTTTCGGCCTGGCACCGATCCACGCCCGGGCCGAGGCCATCGTCATCGGGACGGTCAGTAAAAGTCCGTTGTCCGGCTCGGCTCCCGGCGGAACAAGCACACTCGATGTCAAAACTCTCGCACCCGATGCTTTTGCGACGACGTCCGCAAATCAGTGGGCGCTCGGCGGCCTCGTCTTTTATGAGCGGAGCGACGAAGCGTGCTATATCGGCACACTACGCACGAGTTTAAATGGTCGCCATACCGCAGAAAGCACGTCGAATAAAGCCACCAGGCCGCCGTGCACGGGTAAAAATGTTCACGACAAGCAGACGATTAAATTCGACAAGGCCGACCATGTTGTTCAGGCCATCCAGGTCTGCACCACGGATAAGAAAAAGCAAGACGACAAGATAAAAGGGGCAGAGATCTGGGCCGTGCGTGTGGGCCAGGATGGAACCCTCTTCGACGCCAGCCTGAGTGACAAATTCAGGCGCCCGAACTGTAAACGCTGGCGCGAGAAGGTTTCCTGCCCGAGCGACCAAATTGCCATTGGCGTCGAAGCCACATGGGGCGATGGGGGTTTTGCCGGCTTGCGGCTTCGTTGTAAAGCCGTCGCGCCGATGGAATGACCAGCGGGAATGCGTCGATTAAGCCTGCGCCTTGCCGTGGTCGATGGGGGATTAACATGTCTACGGATCCGGTCGACGATGACATCCCCAACACATGCTTCTTTGAATGTACAGACGGGATAGGTTTTCCCGGCAAATGGTGGAATGATCACCAACGTTCTTCCTATGAAAATGACGAGAGTCCGTTCCTTCAACGAATGACAGGATGACGTGTCTGATTGGATACAGGGTCGTATCTGATTGGATACGCAATCGACCACTCAACACCTGGACCGTTTTCCATCGGCGTTCCTTTTGTTTCATTCTTTTTCTTTCATTCCGGGGGTTTATCAATCGTTTTCTCAGTGGCGAGAGAGTCATTCGCTGCGCTCGCATGATTCTTGAGTTTCTGGTAGGTGATGAACCGCACCGTGTCCGGCAGTTGGATCATTGTCCTTCTTGAATTGTTTAACCACATATAGTGCCTTTCCCATCAGCAATGAAATGAAGCTGAAAACCTATATTCGGGAGTCATCTGGTTCCAGGGAATATTTGCGAGTAACGCATGGCCTCTGAAAAAAGCGACGATTTTAAAATTCCTGTGACGGGCTTATTAATTTTGCTCACCGTGCTGGGTGGAATTTTGTTTTACCAACAACCCTTTAAAAGTGATCGGCCAGTTCATGAACAACAAAACCAGACCGTGATCGTAGGCGATAAGCGAGTGCAAAGCCGTCTGTGGCAGGACCCTTTCGCATCGGTAAAGGCTCATAAACAGGCCGAACCCAAAGCCAATCAGTCTCAGACCGGGGCTCAATCATCCCAGAGTTCTCTCATTAGTTCAGAGACCAAAGACCACCATAATTTACGCATGCAGTTACGTGAGATCACGAGGGCTATAGGAGAATACGCACCCCCATTCAAAGCCCTGATTGTCGTAACAGAAGGCACTCCCTTTGCTTCCGGAACCGAATACCGGTTACGGCATCGCTATGCGGTGGTGTCCGCTCTTGGAGAGGCGGGGTATATCCCCGAGGAAGGGGAATTTTTCAGATATTTTTCGTGGAACCGCACAAAGCTTCAAGGTAAGGACACCTGCTGGGATGAAAGTTGTCCCGGCATGGATGTGCCTCTCGAATGGTTTAAACCGGACAACACCGATAAAGACCACGTGCTGGTCTTCTGGGTCAAGGATCAGGACCTTGAGAAAAATCCATTAGCGTCCCTGGAAGACCTCGTGGCCTTTGTGAACGATTCGGCACCCGACTCTCCACAGGAGCGAAGCCGTCACGATTCCATTGATGCCGCGATGTCGTTTACGGTGTTAGGCCCGTTTCATTCCGGAACCTTACGCGCCATGATCAGTGAAGTTCTGGGAAGACATCGGAAGGCGTCTTCCTCAAAGACACCCACCGAGGATCCAACGGCAATTCAGTACCTTTCCTATTCGGCCACCGCCTCTGAAGCAGTTCTGTTTGAAGGCCTTAACATTGATGAAGAACAGTGTTCCAGCGAAGCGGAGTGCTGGAAATACATGAAGTCCTTGGGTTTTGATGTGCATCGCGTTATAGGGACGGACGAAGAACTGGCCAGGGAACTGGCAGAGGAATTACACAAACGCAACGTGGATTTTACCGACGAACCGGATCACATTGCCCTGATCGGGGAATGGGATACGCTCTACGGGCGGAAACTGCCACTGACCTTTCTTGAAGTGACTCATCGTAATCGGAATCTTGATCTTATCACCAAGATCAGGAATCTGGGAGACGTGGACTGGCCTGATTGGGCCCATCGCTTTAGCTACCTTCGTGGGATTGACGGTGAGTTGCCACAGAGTATGAATGCCTCTGGCGGAAAATCCGAGAGTGACGGAACCCTTTCCCAGAACCTTTTAAAAATTAATAAGGGTCTTGAACGACCGGAAGGCCCGGCCCAATTCGATTATTTGAGACGGGTGGCTCTGCAAATACAAGCTGAGGATCGGAGGATTCGGGAAAAGTGCCTGGACCGTGTGGGAGAAGGATCATGGCCAACCTGTCCCGGCTTTAAGGCCATAGGCATTTTGGCGGGAGATGTCTACGATAAACTGCTCCTCCTCCAAGCCTTGCGAAAGGAATTTCCCGGGGTCCTTTTCTTTACCACCGATCTTGATGCCCGACTCTTACATCCGGGCCAATACCAATGGACTCGAAATCTGCTCATTGCCTCCCATTTCGGCCTTCGTCTTGATGACAAGGTGCAAGGGTCGATTCCCCCGTTTCGTGATGCCTATCAAACCTCATTGTTCCTGTCCACGTTGCTGGCCATTGACCCCGACGCCGTGTGTCACACGGCCTCAGGATTGTTTGCTCATGGGATATGCGACAACTCACCAGACCAACCCTCCCTTTATCGAGCGCCAAGAGTCTTTGAGGTCGGACTCACGGGCGCGTACGACCTGAGTGACGGCACCCGCTCTATCCATGTCTCACGGCCGGACTTTGAACATGGGGAGCCCGCGCCTCCCATAGGTTTACGAACATTGATCCT
This region includes:
- a CDS encoding BON domain-containing protein; its protein translation is MKHVTGCLIVLGCLALAGFWEIPSVSGQTLPAAFEVASAEVENSQQNIRDSEGTTLTPFDQSKGSEEDVELTRRIRQSLMADKTLSMNAHNIKIVTLNGKATLRGPVETHDERRRILNMATLVVGLNNVINLLEVVNE
- a CDS encoding Kelch repeat-containing protein → MRPQVIPAILRHVPLVSPILVLLAFLSSLYLIVPPVSAQSMQKEADQGVWQTVKPAPTMRTEVATATLNGKIYVVGGFEQPAFGNIINLGITPSLQEYDPTTDQWTSRAPMPVGLHHVGLGVADDKLFVIGGYRQSGLSVWHPVATVYVYNPATDIWAERAPMPTPRGALSVAQHDGKLYAIGGYDRTANSAAVEVFDPERNAWTMRAPLPTPRDHLAAATVSGNIYAIGGRLNGDYRQNLAVTEAYDPVTDRWSRVADLPTARSGITASSVGNRIYVFGGEQEEGTFRENEAYNPTRDAWQTMAPMPTGRHGLGSAVVNDRIYVISGGPTPGGSFSDVNEVFTPPASVPFTLPKP
- a CDS encoding peptidylprolyl isomerase, yielding MEWRASHILVKEKGLAEDLRKRLKTGAKFADLAKEFSTCPSGSKSGDLGWFGPGKMVKAFEDAVKRLGHGSLSPVVKTQFGYHIIKKTGQKE